CGGTCCAAGGGCATGACGGAAACAAGGGTGGTTGGCCTGCATGCCATGAGGAACGCCCTGCCTCCGGTACTCAACTATCTTGGAGGCCAGCTCGGCTATTTGTTCGGCGGGGCCGTGGTTGTGGAGAGCATCTTTCTCTGGCCCGGCCTGGGCCGGCTCCTGGTGGATGCAGTGAAGGCCCGGGACATGTTCGTGGTCCAGGGCTGCGTGCTGACCATCGCCGCCATCTATGTGAGCATCAATCTGATCATGGATCTTCTGCAGATCATTCTCGATCCCAGACAAATCGAGGCGGGTGGCCATGTCTGAACGCTGGCTCCGTCCCGGTCTCCTGATCGGAATCGCTCTTGCCCTGATCTTGATCCTGGCGGCCGTGTTCGCCCCTTGGGTCGCACCACACGATCCTCTTCAGCAGAATCTTGCCCGTCGTCTGGAACCCCCGGGCCGAGAATATATCCTGGGCACCGATTCCATGGGCCGCTGCGTGGCCAGCAGGATCATCTATGGATTGCGGCCATCCCTGGCTCTCGCCGTATCCGTGACCGCTGTGGTCGCTTCCTTCGGCCTCTGGCTCGGCGTGGCCGCGGCCTACTTTTCCGTGCTGGATGCCCCGCTCATGCGTCTGACGGACTGCTTTTTCGCCTTTCCGGCCATCGTTCTGAGCCTCTTGAGCATTGGCATCCTCGGCCCGGGCCTGGAAAGTCTCATCGTCGCCCTGGCCCTTCCGGGCTGGCCGAAATACGCCCGCGTGGCCCGATCCAAGGCCATGGACCTCAAGCGACAAGGCCACGTGGAAGCCACCAGAGCCTTGGGTGCCGGGCCTCTGTACATCCTCGGG
Above is a window of Deltaproteobacteria bacterium DNA encoding:
- a CDS encoding ABC transporter permease, encoding MSERWLRPGLLIGIALALILILAAVFAPWVAPHDPLQQNLARRLEPPGREYILGTDSMGRCVASRIIYGLRPSLALAVSVTAVVASFGLWLGVAAAYFSVLDAPLMRLTDCFFAFPAIVLSLLSIGILGPGLESLIVALALPGWPKYARVARSKAMDLKRQGHVEATRALGAGPLYILG